The Toxorhynchites rutilus septentrionalis strain SRP chromosome 3, ASM2978413v1, whole genome shotgun sequence genome includes a region encoding these proteins:
- the LOC129772964 gene encoding uncharacterized protein LOC129772964 → MVSFDGIKPFPSGSRKPHRARGFNKVSVGAFFDLLRSTLDSHQFPPARIFNADETGISTVPPKKLKIAAKKGKKQVGSLTSAERGVLTTVVMCMSATGQHVPPYMIFPRVRMHDALKRGAPHGTKFNCNPSGYMTSEVFLDWFDHFLENVNPTKENPVILIIDGHSSLTKNLAFAERARANFVTVLVWPPHCSNKIQPLDVAFMGPFKSYYAAASENFMRQNPARTIGLYDVSELMGTAFLKAASGSVATSGFRKCGIWPYNRHVFSNDDFAPSEVTDQPEATVMSIPMVVDDSTVQQVPLQVSTNVSVTHSGNQYCTDEVQTDGPDPASVQVGPVSEISPNSSFNITPSEILPLPKMSVPRATKRKRKSEKAVEITGDVYRQNLASAEATKTIKSIKKGRKPSKKRAKGKTSDEQCEDTLCELCGDCFSDSTDGYDWRKCLSCLNWFHAQCSNDDGFQCRICN, encoded by the exons ATGGTTTCCTTCGACGGAATCAAACCCTTTCCTTCCGGAAGCCGGAAGCCACATCGTGCACGGGGCTttaacaaggtttccgtaggAGCATTTTTCGACCTTCTTCGGAGCACGCTGGACAGCCATCAGTTTCCGCCGGCGCGTATATTTAACGCTGATGAAACCGGAATAAGCACC GTTCCTCCGAAAAAGCTAAAAATTGCTGCTAAAAAGGGAAAGAAGCAAGTAGGTTCCTTAACATCGGCTGAGAGGGGCGTACTGACGACGGTTGTTATGTGTATGTCCGCAACCGGACAGCATGTGCCACCGTACATGATTTTCCCCCGTGTGCGCATGCACGATGCGCTTAAGAGAGGAGCACCGCATGGGACAAAGTTCAATTGTAACCCTTCCGGTTATATGACCAGTGAAGTCTTCCTCGATTGGTTCGACCATTTCCTGGAGAACGTGAATCCCACCAAGGAAAACCCTGTAATCCTAATCATTGATGGACACAGCTCCCTTACGAAAAATCTGGCATTTGCCGAAAGAGCTCGTGCAAATTTTGTCACTGTTCTTGTATGGCCACCACATTGTAGTAACAAAATTCAGCCCTTGGACGTGGCGTTCATGGGGCCTTTCAAAAGTTACTACGCAGCTGCTTCTGAGAATTTCATGCGTCAAAACCCTGCAAGGACTATTGGACTTTACGACGTCTCTGAGCTGATGGGTACCGCGTTTCTCAAAGCAGCTTCTGGTAGTGTGGCAACGAGCGGCTTTCGTAAATGTGGCATTTGGCCATATAACAGACATgtcttcagcaacgatgacttCGCTCCATCTGAAGTAACTGATCAACCAGAAGCCACTGTGATGTCAATTCCAATGGTAGTTGATGACTCCACTGTGCAGCAAGTACCTCTTCAGGTTTCTACCAATGTTTCAGTTACTCACTCAGGAAACCAATATTGTACTGATGAGGTTCAAACGGATGGACCCGATCCTGCTAGCGTTCAAGTTGGCCCAGTTTCTGAAATTTCTCCGAACTCATCGTTCAATATTACACCGTCGGAAATTTTACCTTTGCCGAAGATGTCAGTTCCCAGAGCAACGAAGCGAAAGCGCAAGTCGGAAAAAGCTGTGGAGATTACCGGCGACGTCTACCGTCAAAACCTGGCTTCTGCTGAGGCAACAAAAACTATCAAGTCCATCAAAAAAGGACGAAAGCCGTCAAAGAAGCGAGCCAAGGGTAAAACATCGGATGAACAGTGCGAGGATACTTTGTGTGAGCTGTGTGGAGATTGTTTTTCTGATTCGACCGATGGTTATGACTGGAGGAAATGCTTATCGTGTCTTAATTGGTTCCATGCTCAATGTAGCAACGATGATGGGTTTCAATGCCGCATATGTAACTGA